The genomic window AGGGGCGCTGGTGGCGAAATGTCTCGACGAACTGGTGGAGATCGTCCGGCCCGGAATCTTCACGTCGCAGATCGACGAATTCGTTCGCAAGTTCGCGTTCGACAATAAGTCCTATCCCGCGACCTTGATGTATCGCGGCTATCGCTATTCCACCTGCACTTCGATCAATCATGTCGTTTGTCACGGCATGCCCGGCGATCGCCAGTTGAAGGAAGGCGACATCGTCAATATTGACGTCACCTTCATCGTGGATGGCTGGTACGGCGACTCCAGCCGCATGTATGCCGTTGGCGAGATTTCCCGGCGCGCTGAGCGATTGATCGATGTGACCTATGAGGCGCTGATGCGCGGCATTGCCGCGGTGAAGCCCGGCGCCACCACTGGCGATATCGGTCACGCGATCCAAAGCTTTGTCGAACCGCAGCAGATGAGCGTCGTGCGCGATTTTTGCGGTCATGGCCTGGGGCGCATGTTTCACGACGAGCCAAACATCATCCATGTCGGCCGACCTGGCGAAGGCGTCGAACTGAGGCCCGGCATGTTCTTCACCATCGAGCCGATGATCAATCTCGGCAAGCCACACGTGAAGATCCTCTCCGACGGCTGGACCGCCGTGACGCGGGACCGTTCCCTGTCAGCCCAGTTCGAGCATTCAGTGGGCGTGACGCAGGATGGCGTCGAGATCTTTACCCTGTCACCTGGCAAGCTCGACAAGCCGCCCTACAAGACTGCCTAGCGCTTCTGCTGCAGACCCTGCGGGGGGCTGCAAATGCCGGTTGCAAAACCCGCAAGGTACGGCATGGTTGGTGCGTATTTCGAGTACGCATCACACAATGTCCTCTGAGTCAGACCAGCAATCCACCAAACCGGAAGCGGCCGAAACGCCCCATTATCACGGCCATCGGGAGCGGCTGCGCGACCGATTTCGCCAGACCGGTGCCGATGCGCTGAGCGATTACGAGCTGCTTGAGATGGTGCTGTTTCGCGCCCTGCCACGGCGGGATGTGAAGCCTCTCGCCAAGATGCTGATCGGAAAATTCGGCTCCTTTGCCGAAGTCGTCCACGCACCTGAATTGCGGCTGAAGGAAATCAGCGGACTTGGGGACTCCGCTGTGACCGAGATCAAGCTAATCGCCGCCGCGGCGAGCCGCATTGCCAAGGGACAACTGAAGCAGAAAGCCGTGCTTTCCTCGTGGACGGCGGTGATCGACTATTGCCGCACGGCGATGGCCTTTGCCGACAAAGAACAATTCCGCATTCTATTCCTCGATAAGCGCAACCAACTGATCGCTGACGAAGTTCAGCAGATTGGCACAGTCGATCACACGCCCGTCTATCCGCGCGAGGTTGTGAAGCGTGCACTGGAATTATCCGCGACTGCAATCA from Nitrobacteraceae bacterium AZCC 1564 includes these protein-coding regions:
- a CDS encoding DNA repair protein RadC (product_source=KO:K03630; cath_funfam=1.10.150.20; cog=COG2003; ko=KO:K03630; pfam=PF04002; superfamily=102712,47781; tigrfam=TIGR00608) — encoded protein: MSSESDQQSTKPEAAETPHYHGHRERLRDRFRQTGADALSDYELLEMVLFRALPRRDVKPLAKMLIGKFGSFAEVVHAPELRLKEISGLGDSAVTEIKLIAAAASRIAKGQLKQKAVLSSWTAVIDYCRTAMAFADKEQFRILFLDKRNQLIADEVQQIGTVDHTPVYPREVVKRALELSATAIILVHNHPSGDPTPSNADIQMTQSIMSISSPLGISVHDHIIVGKNGHTSMKALRLI
- a CDS encoding methionyl aminopeptidase (product_source=KO:K01265; cath_funfam=3.90.230.10; cog=COG0024; ko=KO:K01265; pfam=PF00557; superfamily=55920; tigrfam=TIGR00500), which encodes MNYVEATETSLRKTGQIKLHGPGAFAGMRKAGALVAKCLDELVEIVRPGIFTSQIDEFVRKFAFDNKSYPATLMYRGYRYSTCTSINHVVCHGMPGDRQLKEGDIVNIDVTFIVDGWYGDSSRMYAVGEISRRAERLIDVTYEALMRGIAAVKPGATTGDIGHAIQSFVEPQQMSVVRDFCGHGLGRMFHDEPNIIHVGRPGEGVELRPGMFFTIEPMINLGKPHVKILSDGWTAVTRDRSLSAQFEHSVGVTQDGVEIFTLSPGKLDKPPYKTA